The following proteins are co-located in the Streptomyces bottropensis ATCC 25435 genome:
- a CDS encoding LacI family DNA-binding transcriptional regulator produces MTHSQLRPPTMADVARQAGVSHQTVSRVLGDHPNVRDETRTRVQRAIEEMGYRRNSSARALVTRRTQTLGVVASNTTLYGPASTLFALEEAALAEGYLVSTVSLRELTVETLSEAVDRLSDGGVDGVIALAPQRSAVAALAELRLPFPVVAVGTGSGSEVPSVNVDQELGARLATGHLLAAGHRKVWHLAGPEDWQESADRTVGWRATLEEAGIEPPQPLRGDWSPLSGYRAGQELAGWVGRGLTAVFVANDQMALGVLRALREAGVRTPQDVAVVGFDDIPESEFFAPPLTTVRQDFATVGQRSIALLLDLIEGRPPAGPSSIAIEPQLVVRASTFPYLPPPG; encoded by the coding sequence GTGACCCACTCGCAGCTCCGGCCGCCCACCATGGCCGACGTGGCACGCCAGGCCGGTGTCTCCCACCAGACCGTCTCGCGCGTCCTGGGGGACCACCCCAACGTGCGGGACGAGACCCGGACCAGGGTGCAGCGCGCGATCGAGGAGATGGGCTACCGTCGCAACTCCTCCGCACGGGCCCTGGTGACCCGGCGCACCCAGACGCTGGGCGTGGTCGCCTCCAACACCACGCTCTACGGGCCGGCCAGCACACTGTTCGCGCTGGAGGAGGCGGCCCTGGCCGAGGGGTACCTCGTCTCGACGGTCAGTCTGCGCGAACTGACCGTGGAGACGCTCTCCGAGGCCGTCGACCGCCTCAGCGACGGCGGCGTGGACGGAGTGATCGCCCTCGCCCCGCAGCGGTCGGCGGTCGCGGCCCTGGCCGAACTGCGGCTCCCCTTCCCGGTGGTGGCCGTGGGCACCGGCTCCGGCTCGGAGGTCCCCAGCGTCAACGTGGACCAGGAGCTGGGCGCGCGGCTGGCCACCGGCCATCTGCTCGCCGCGGGGCACCGCAAGGTCTGGCACCTCGCCGGACCCGAGGACTGGCAGGAGTCGGCGGACCGGACCGTCGGCTGGCGGGCCACCCTCGAAGAGGCGGGCATCGAACCGCCGCAGCCGTTGCGCGGGGACTGGAGCCCGCTGTCGGGCTACCGGGCGGGCCAGGAACTGGCCGGCTGGGTGGGCCGGGGGCTGACCGCGGTCTTCGTCGCCAACGACCAGATGGCGCTGGGGGTGTTGCGCGCGCTGCGGGAGGCGGGCGTACGCACGCCGCAGGACGTGGCGGTGGTCGGCTTCGACGACATCCCGGAGTCGGAGTTCTTCGCCCCACCGCTCACCACCGTCCGGCAGGACTTCGCGACGGTGGGCCAGCGGAGCATCGCCCTGCTGCTCGACCTGATCGAGGGGCGGCCCCCCGCCGGACCGTCCTCCATCGCCATCGAACCCCAACTCGTCGTCCGCGCCAGCACCTTCCCGTACCTGCCCCCGCCGGGCTGA
- the yjfF gene encoding galactofuranose ABC transporter, permease protein YjfF: MTATTKTPPSQDGLTASASPSKVSALLSDRRLPVLVTAVLFLAMYITGLGRYQNYGFGEPQVFLNLFIDNGYLLVAAVGATFVILSGGIDLSVGSVIGFTTMLTAWLVERQGLPILAVIPLALAVGALGGFLMGYVIQNYEIQPFIVTLAGLFLFRGLCLVISKESIAIDDPTVSSLAQAQAQLGVGFLSVGAIVALVVLAAAFYILHYSRFGRRVYAIGGNEQSAMLMGLPQGGTKIAVYTVSGFCSALAGLLFTLYIQSGDPLHATGMELDAIAAVVIGGTLLTGGSGYVVGTLFGVLVLGLIKSIIQFEGTLSSWWTKIATGVLLCAFILIQRAMTARKKA; encoded by the coding sequence ATGACCGCGACCACCAAGACCCCGCCGTCCCAGGACGGCCTCACGGCATCCGCGTCCCCGTCCAAGGTCTCGGCTCTCCTCTCCGACCGGCGCCTGCCCGTCCTGGTGACCGCCGTGCTCTTCCTCGCGATGTACATCACGGGCCTGGGCCGCTACCAGAACTACGGCTTCGGCGAACCGCAGGTCTTCCTCAACCTCTTCATCGACAACGGCTACCTGCTGGTGGCCGCCGTCGGCGCGACCTTCGTGATCCTCTCCGGCGGCATCGACCTGTCCGTCGGCTCGGTCATCGGCTTCACCACGATGCTCACGGCCTGGCTGGTGGAACGCCAGGGTCTGCCGATCCTGGCGGTCATTCCCCTGGCCCTGGCCGTGGGGGCCCTGGGCGGCTTCCTGATGGGCTACGTGATCCAGAACTACGAGATCCAGCCCTTCATCGTGACCCTGGCCGGCCTCTTCCTCTTCCGGGGCCTGTGTCTGGTCATCAGCAAGGAGTCCATCGCCATCGACGACCCGACGGTGAGCAGCCTGGCCCAGGCGCAGGCACAACTGGGCGTGGGCTTCCTCTCCGTCGGCGCGATCGTCGCGCTGGTGGTCCTGGCCGCGGCGTTCTACATCCTCCACTACAGCCGCTTCGGCCGGCGGGTGTACGCCATCGGCGGCAACGAGCAGTCCGCGATGCTGATGGGGCTCCCGCAGGGCGGCACCAAGATCGCCGTCTACACGGTGTCCGGCTTCTGCTCGGCCCTGGCGGGCCTGCTGTTCACCCTCTACATCCAGTCCGGTGACCCCCTGCACGCCACCGGCATGGAACTCGACGCGATCGCCGCGGTCGTCATCGGCGGCACGCTGCTCACGGGCGGCTCCGGCTACGTCGTCGGCACCCTGTTCGGCGTCCTCGTCCTGGGCCTGATCAAGAGCATCATCCAGTTCGAGGGCACCCTCAGCTCCTGGTGGACGAAGATCGCCACGGGTGTGCTGCTGTGCGCGTTCATCCTGATCCAGCGGGCGATGACGGCACGGAAGAAAGCCTGA
- a CDS encoding ABC transporter substrate-binding protein yields MLNRRNFLTAAVGVAAATGLAACAKEDSSSGTSGSGGGDNKKITLGFSQVGSESGWRSANTDSVKSAAKEAGYNLKFSDAQQKQENQISAIRSYITQGVDVIAFSPVVVTGWDAVLKEAKAKKIPVVLTDRSVETSDESLFVTLVGSDFTDEGRRAAKILEKVLEKAGHKGKVKIAQLEGTTGAAPAIERAKGFKEVMDAEHKDDWEIVVSQTGEFTRAGGKQVMAAFLQSNPDIDVLFAHNDDMGIGAIQAIEAAGKKPGKDILIVTVDGVKDGFIAMSEGKINAIVECNPLLGPQLMEVVEKVKNGEKVERWIKTKESDFMQDQAKDALPTRKY; encoded by the coding sequence ATGCTCAACAGACGTAACTTCCTCACCGCGGCGGTCGGCGTGGCGGCTGCGACGGGCCTCGCGGCCTGCGCCAAGGAGGACAGCTCCTCCGGTACCTCCGGCTCCGGCGGTGGCGACAACAAGAAGATCACCCTCGGCTTCTCCCAGGTCGGCTCGGAGAGCGGCTGGCGCAGCGCCAACACCGACTCGGTCAAGTCGGCGGCCAAGGAGGCGGGTTACAACCTCAAGTTCTCCGACGCGCAGCAGAAGCAGGAGAACCAGATCTCCGCGATCCGCAGCTACATCACCCAGGGCGTGGACGTCATCGCCTTCTCGCCGGTGGTCGTCACCGGCTGGGACGCGGTGCTGAAGGAGGCCAAGGCCAAGAAGATCCCGGTCGTCCTGACCGACCGCTCCGTCGAGACCTCCGACGAGTCCCTGTTCGTCACCCTGGTCGGCTCCGACTTCACCGACGAGGGCCGCCGCGCCGCCAAGATCCTGGAGAAGGTCCTGGAGAAGGCCGGCCACAAGGGCAAGGTGAAGATCGCACAGCTGGAGGGCACCACCGGTGCCGCCCCCGCGATCGAGCGCGCCAAGGGCTTCAAGGAGGTCATGGACGCGGAGCACAAGGACGACTGGGAGATCGTCGTCAGCCAGACCGGTGAGTTCACCCGCGCCGGCGGCAAGCAGGTCATGGCGGCCTTCCTGCAGTCCAACCCGGACATCGACGTGCTGTTCGCGCACAACGACGACATGGGCATCGGTGCCATCCAGGCCATCGAGGCGGCCGGCAAGAAGCCCGGCAAGGACATCCTGATCGTCACGGTCGACGGCGTGAAGGACGGCTTCATCGCGATGTCCGAGGGCAAGATCAACGCCATCGTGGAGTGCAACCCGCTGCTCGGCCCCCAGCTGATGGAGGTCGTGGAGAAGGTCAAGAACGGCGAGAAGGTCGAGCGCTGGATCAAGACCAAGGAGAGCGACTTCATGCAGGACCAGGCCAAGGACGCCCTCCCCACCCGCAAGTACTGA
- a CDS encoding ABC transporter permease: MATTATTGTAARWRALTHHHLFWPVAVLVALLLVNVPFTPDFFAIKMTDGHLYGSLVSIVLFGSPLILVAVGMTLVIATGGIDLSVGAVVAITGALTCSYISDQADQSALSGVFLAMGIGLVAAVVCGLWNGFLVARMGIQPIIATLIIMVAGRGVAQLITDGQIITINSEPYKLIGGGYWLTLPFSIFVVAAVVAITVALTRRTALGLLVESVGGNAEASRLVGIRSMRIKIMVYVFCALCAGIAGLMISSNTSAADGNNAGLWIELDAILAVVIGGTSLLGGRFSIGGTVVGALVIQTLTTTIYTIGVPTQTNLVFKAAVVIVVCLLQSPKFRAKVFGARFGSKPGATGGGTAPAAPAKTATTPADAAPKMEVS, translated from the coding sequence GTGGCGACGACGGCCACGACCGGCACGGCGGCCCGCTGGCGGGCGCTGACGCACCACCACCTCTTCTGGCCGGTCGCGGTCCTGGTGGCCCTGCTGCTCGTCAACGTCCCCTTCACGCCCGACTTCTTCGCGATCAAGATGACCGACGGGCACCTCTACGGCAGCCTCGTCTCGATCGTGCTGTTCGGCTCGCCCCTGATCCTGGTGGCGGTCGGCATGACCCTGGTCATCGCCACCGGCGGCATCGACCTCTCCGTGGGCGCGGTCGTCGCTATCACCGGCGCGCTGACCTGCTCGTACATCAGCGATCAGGCCGACCAGAGCGCGCTGTCGGGAGTCTTCCTGGCCATGGGCATCGGCCTGGTGGCGGCCGTGGTCTGCGGCCTGTGGAACGGCTTCCTGGTGGCCCGGATGGGCATCCAGCCCATCATCGCGACCCTCATCATCATGGTCGCCGGCCGGGGCGTCGCCCAGCTGATCACCGACGGCCAGATCATCACCATCAACAGCGAGCCGTACAAGCTGATCGGCGGCGGCTACTGGCTGACGCTGCCCTTCTCGATCTTCGTCGTCGCCGCGGTCGTCGCCATCACGGTGGCCCTGACCCGCAGGACCGCCCTCGGCCTCCTCGTCGAGTCGGTCGGCGGCAACGCCGAGGCCAGCCGTCTGGTCGGCATCCGGTCCATGCGCATCAAGATCATGGTCTACGTCTTCTGCGCCCTGTGCGCGGGCATCGCGGGCCTGATGATCAGCTCCAACACCTCGGCGGCGGACGGCAACAACGCCGGACTGTGGATCGAGCTGGACGCGATCCTCGCCGTGGTGATCGGCGGCACCTCACTGCTGGGCGGCCGGTTCTCCATCGGCGGCACGGTCGTCGGCGCCCTGGTCATCCAGACCCTCACCACGACGATCTACACGATCGGCGTGCCCACCCAGACCAACCTGGTCTTCAAGGCCGCCGTCGTCATCGTCGTCTGCCTGCTCCAGTCCCCGAAGTTCCGCGCCAAGGTCTTCGGCGCCCGCTTCGGCTCCAAGCCCGGCGCGACCGGTGGCGGCACGGCACCCGCGGCCCCGGCGAAGACCGCCACGACACCCGCCGACGCGGCCCCGAAGATGGAGGTGTCGTGA
- a CDS encoding mandelate racemase/muconate lactonizing enzyme family protein, with protein sequence MRITGISTHVVGTPWRNLTYVQVHTDEGLTGVGETRMLGHTDALLGYLHEAQTNHILGSDPFAVEDLVKRMKYGDYGRAGEIVMSGIAVIEMACWDIKGKALGVPVWQLLGGKVTDKVKAYANGWYTTERTPEAYHKAAQGVMERGYKALKIDPFGTGHFELDHEQSLYAVSLIEAVRDAIGPDAELMLEMHGRFSPSTAVRLAKDLAPFKPAWLEEPCPPENLKALEKVAAKVDIPVATGERIHDRIEFRELFESQAVDIIQPDVGHIGGIWETRKLAATAETHYTLVAPHNVGGPVLTAASLQVGFTAPNFKILEHFNDFADAEIKKVVSGAPEVVDGYFHLSDKPGLGVELDVDAAAEFPQQQARFDLWAEGWEQRKPKGSQ encoded by the coding sequence GTGCGCATCACGGGAATCAGCACGCACGTGGTCGGGACGCCGTGGCGGAACCTGACCTACGTACAGGTGCACACCGACGAGGGGCTCACCGGCGTCGGCGAGACCCGCATGCTGGGCCACACCGACGCGCTGCTCGGCTATCTGCACGAGGCACAGACCAATCACATTCTCGGGTCGGACCCGTTCGCTGTCGAGGACCTCGTCAAGCGGATGAAGTACGGCGACTACGGCCGGGCCGGCGAGATCGTGATGTCGGGCATCGCCGTCATCGAGATGGCCTGCTGGGACATCAAGGGCAAGGCCCTCGGCGTGCCCGTCTGGCAGCTGCTGGGCGGCAAGGTCACCGACAAGGTCAAGGCGTACGCCAACGGCTGGTACACCACCGAGCGCACGCCGGAGGCGTACCACAAGGCGGCGCAGGGCGTCATGGAGCGCGGCTACAAGGCGCTCAAGATCGACCCCTTCGGGACCGGCCACTTCGAGCTGGACCACGAGCAGAGCCTGTACGCCGTCTCGCTGATCGAGGCCGTGCGCGACGCCATCGGTCCGGACGCCGAGCTGATGCTGGAGATGCACGGCCGGTTCTCGCCCTCCACCGCCGTTCGTCTCGCCAAGGACCTGGCGCCCTTCAAGCCCGCGTGGCTGGAGGAGCCGTGCCCGCCGGAGAACCTGAAGGCGCTGGAGAAGGTCGCCGCCAAGGTCGACATCCCGGTGGCCACGGGTGAGCGCATCCACGACCGGATCGAGTTCCGGGAGCTCTTCGAGAGCCAGGCCGTGGACATCATCCAGCCCGACGTCGGCCACATCGGCGGCATCTGGGAGACCCGCAAGCTGGCCGCCACCGCCGAGACCCACTACACGCTGGTCGCGCCGCACAACGTGGGCGGTCCGGTGCTGACGGCGGCCTCGCTGCAGGTGGGCTTCACCGCGCCGAACTTCAAGATCCTTGAGCACTTCAACGACTTCGCGGACGCGGAGATCAAGAAGGTCGTCTCGGGGGCCCCGGAGGTCGTGGACGGCTACTTCCACCTGTCCGACAAGCCCGGCCTCGGCGTCGAGCTGGACGTGGACGCGGCGGCGGAGTTCCCGCAGCAGCAGGCCCGCTTCGACCTCTGGGCCGAGGGCTGGGAGCAGCGCAAGCCCAAGGGCAGCCAGTGA
- a CDS encoding GNAT family N-acetyltransferase, translated as MPTQSDPYELSVGVPSVEVYRRLRTDAGLSDKSPEAVALALPHTWHGVLLRHAGQPIGMGRVVGDGGTAFQIVDICVHPAHQGRGLGRRIMAALTEELERRAPATAYVSLIADGPARFLYEKFGFADTATHGSIGMYRVL; from the coding sequence ATGCCCACCCAGAGTGACCCTTACGAATTGAGCGTCGGCGTGCCCTCGGTCGAGGTCTACCGCCGACTGCGCACCGATGCCGGCCTGTCGGACAAGAGCCCCGAGGCGGTCGCGCTCGCGCTGCCGCACACCTGGCACGGGGTGCTGCTCCGCCACGCGGGGCAGCCCATCGGCATGGGGCGGGTCGTCGGGGACGGCGGTACGGCCTTCCAGATCGTCGACATCTGCGTACACCCCGCCCACCAGGGCCGCGGCCTCGGCAGGCGCATCATGGCCGCGCTCACGGAGGAACTGGAGCGCCGGGCGCCCGCCACGGCGTACGTCTCCCTCATCGCGGACGGCCCCGCCCGCTTCCTCTACGAGAAGTTCGGCTTCGCCGACACCGCCACGCACGGTTCGATCGGCATGTACCGGGTGCTGTGA
- a CDS encoding MarR family winged helix-turn-helix transcriptional regulator, which translates to MPTQKTTPRLDPLTMEVVELIGTVVARYHEEYEDAAAEHTLTGAQARLLGLLSLEPLPMRRLAQKLRCEPSNVTGIVDRLEARGLVERRPDPGDRRVKLAAATAEGRRVAGSLRDSLDFAREPLAGLSSAEREVLRDLLRRMVGA; encoded by the coding sequence ATGCCCACGCAGAAGACGACCCCCCGCCTCGACCCCTTGACCATGGAGGTCGTCGAACTCATCGGCACGGTGGTGGCCCGCTACCACGAGGAGTACGAGGACGCCGCCGCCGAACACACACTCACCGGCGCCCAGGCCCGCCTCCTCGGTCTCCTCTCCCTGGAACCGCTGCCCATGCGCCGCCTCGCCCAGAAACTCCGCTGCGAACCGTCGAACGTGACGGGCATCGTGGACCGGCTGGAGGCCCGGGGCCTGGTGGAGCGCCGCCCCGACCCCGGCGACCGCCGCGTGAAGCTGGCGGCGGCCACGGCCGAGGGGCGCCGGGTGGCCGGCAGCCTGCGGGACTCCCTGGACTTCGCCCGGGAGCCGCTGGCGGGACTGAGCTCGGCCGAGCGGGAGGTGCTGCGGGATCTGCTGCGGCGGATGGTGGGGGCGTGA
- a CDS encoding SCO2400 family protein — MDYCHPCQRHLNGALSCSGCGASAEECRTHPDALSAGDETIADPHESPFAPAEAAPASPGGRRARGRGRGARAVRQAPAVDGHAGASEQVTGGDDPEAGGPPGRSRGRGRGRDARAGRRDRKAAAHRRRRRRVLMIGAGLLLAAGGLSLAELGMEAPPKEPRAASVDDVSDASPSASADGAEEAGEGPDGPAGAEKDRKKPDKSASPSASESGRSKDEDADEDDDRPADRSASNATVSPAPSAGDPTPDPEEADDPTAGPTADEPAPQPSPSATCKQFLWWCS; from the coding sequence ATGGACTACTGCCACCCGTGCCAACGGCACCTCAATGGCGCCCTCTCCTGCTCGGGGTGCGGCGCGTCGGCCGAAGAGTGCCGCACCCATCCGGACGCCCTGTCCGCCGGGGACGAGACGATCGCGGACCCGCACGAGAGTCCTTTCGCGCCCGCCGAAGCCGCCCCCGCGAGTCCGGGCGGCCGCCGCGCCCGGGGCCGCGGTCGCGGTGCGCGGGCCGTGCGGCAGGCCCCGGCCGTGGACGGACACGCCGGCGCGTCCGAGCAGGTCACCGGGGGTGACGACCCGGAGGCCGGCGGGCCTCCCGGCCGGTCCCGGGGGCGTGGCCGTGGGCGGGACGCGCGAGCCGGACGGCGGGACCGCAAGGCCGCCGCGCACCGGCGCCGACGTCGGCGGGTGCTGATGATCGGGGCCGGTCTGCTGCTCGCCGCCGGCGGGCTGAGCCTCGCCGAACTCGGCATGGAGGCACCTCCGAAGGAGCCGCGCGCGGCCTCCGTCGACGACGTCTCCGACGCCTCCCCGTCGGCCTCGGCGGACGGCGCCGAGGAGGCCGGCGAGGGCCCGGACGGGCCGGCCGGCGCCGAGAAGGACAGGAAGAAGCCGGACAAGTCGGCCTCTCCGTCCGCCTCCGAGTCGGGGAGATCCAAGGACGAGGACGCCGATGAGGACGACGACAGGCCCGCGGACCGCTCGGCGTCCAACGCGACCGTGAGCCCCGCCCCTTCGGCCGGAGATCCGACCCCGGACCCCGAGGAGGCCGACGACCCGACCGCCGGACCGACCGCGGACGAACCCGCCCCGCAACCGAGTCCCTCGGCGACGTGCAAGCAGTTCCTGTGGTGGTGCTCGTAA
- a CDS encoding zinc-dependent alcohol dehydrogenase gives MTASPDAADAGSPATAVVIEAPGEHRLVPHEPRQPGAGEALVRVHASGICGSDREVFQGNRPEGYVRYPLTPGHEWSGTVTAVGDGVPSSLVGRKVVGEGFRNCQVCDRCHAGETTLCSAGYEETGFTQPGAMATTLTLPARLLHVLPDDADLSAAALLEPAACIAAAALKANAVPGERVAVVGTGTLGMFAVQFLKAASPAELLVVGTRPDRAELSKRFGATDFRTKDQELPGDFDVVIETAGSADAARTAAALLRRGGRLVLTGIPAAGADGLDPTDLVVRQLEVHTVFGAAPDAWAHTVRVFGAGLLDPLPLITHELPLEQFPQAIELVGSGDPTVGKVLLRP, from the coding sequence GTGACCGCCTCGCCCGACGCGGCCGACGCCGGTTCACCGGCCACCGCCGTCGTCATCGAGGCGCCGGGCGAGCACCGGCTGGTGCCGCACGAGCCCCGGCAGCCGGGGGCCGGCGAGGCCCTGGTCCGGGTGCACGCCTCCGGGATCTGCGGCAGCGACCGCGAGGTCTTCCAGGGCAACAGGCCCGAGGGGTACGTCCGTTACCCCCTCACACCGGGCCACGAGTGGTCCGGGACGGTCACGGCGGTCGGTGACGGTGTCCCTTCAAGTCTTGTAGGCCGTAAGGTCGTCGGCGAGGGCTTCCGCAACTGCCAGGTGTGCGACCGCTGTCACGCGGGCGAGACCACGCTGTGCTCCGCTGGATACGAGGAGACCGGGTTCACCCAGCCCGGCGCGATGGCCACGACCCTCACGCTCCCCGCCCGTCTGCTGCACGTCCTCCCGGACGACGCGGACCTGTCGGCGGCGGCGCTGCTGGAGCCGGCCGCGTGCATCGCGGCCGCCGCGCTCAAGGCGAACGCCGTCCCGGGCGAGCGGGTGGCCGTGGTCGGCACGGGAACGCTCGGCATGTTCGCCGTTCAGTTCCTGAAGGCGGCGTCCCCGGCCGAGCTGCTCGTCGTGGGCACCCGGCCGGACCGGGCGGAGCTGTCGAAGCGGTTCGGGGCCACGGACTTCCGTACCAAGGACCAGGAGCTGCCGGGCGACTTCGACGTCGTCATCGAGACCGCCGGGTCCGCGGACGCGGCGCGCACCGCCGCCGCCCTGCTGCGACGCGGCGGGCGGCTGGTCCTGACCGGCATCCCGGCGGCGGGCGCGGACGGGCTCGACCCGACCGATCTCGTCGTACGGCAGCTGGAGGTGCACACGGTGTTCGGCGCGGCGCCGGACGCCTGGGCCCACACCGTGCGGGTCTTCGGGGCCGGTCTGCTGGACCCGCTGCCGCTCATCACGCACGAGCTGCCGCTGGAGCAGTTCCCGCAGGCCATCGAGCTGGTGGGGTCCGGCGACCCGACTGTCGGAAAGGTCCTGCTGCGGCCATGA
- a CDS encoding sugar ABC transporter ATP-binding protein, producing the protein MAEPLPVLEMTGIVKEFPGVRALSGVDFRLFPGEIHALMGENGAGKSTLIKVLTGVYTLDGGTITLDGESVRFASPLQAQQAGINTVYQEVNLCPNLSVAENIFIGREPTRYGRIQWKRLRQEAAELVERLGLDIDVTAPLSSYPLAVQQLVAIVRSVGTGGEEGKGTKVLVLDEPTSSLDRDEVLELFRLMRRLKDDGVAILFVSHFLDQIYEICDRMTVLRNGTLVGEHMVSELDQVGLIQLMIGKDLDQLEELHEQQLHADVGETLLHAEGLGRTGGIAPFDLDIKKGEVVGLAGLLGSGRTELARLLFGADQPDSGKVTVGGKQVPMHAPNDAIGAGVAFCSENRKTEGLVPDLTVRENIILALQASRGWTRPIPAAQRDELVAKYIKALDIRPANPEARVGQLSGGNQQKVLLARWLITQPKLLILDEPTRGIDVGAKAEIQKLVVSLSEDGMSVLYIAAELEEVLRLSHTIGVLRDRKLVAKLTNGPEITTSRILETIASGEHQ; encoded by the coding sequence ATGGCAGAGCCGCTGCCCGTCCTGGAGATGACGGGCATTGTCAAAGAGTTTCCGGGGGTACGGGCTCTGTCGGGCGTCGACTTCCGGCTCTTCCCCGGCGAGATACACGCTCTGATGGGCGAGAACGGCGCCGGCAAGTCCACCCTGATCAAGGTGCTCACCGGGGTCTACACCCTGGACGGCGGAACGATCACCCTCGACGGCGAGTCCGTGCGGTTCGCCAGCCCGCTGCAGGCGCAGCAGGCCGGGATCAACACGGTCTACCAGGAGGTCAACCTCTGCCCCAACCTGTCGGTGGCGGAGAACATCTTCATCGGCCGCGAACCCACCCGCTACGGCCGTATCCAGTGGAAGCGGCTGCGCCAGGAGGCCGCGGAGCTGGTCGAGCGGCTCGGCCTCGACATCGACGTGACGGCCCCGCTGTCCTCGTACCCGCTGGCCGTGCAGCAACTGGTCGCGATCGTACGGTCGGTGGGCACCGGCGGTGAGGAGGGCAAGGGCACCAAGGTCCTCGTCCTCGACGAGCCGACGTCCAGCCTCGACCGCGACGAGGTCCTCGAACTCTTCCGCCTGATGCGGCGGTTGAAGGACGACGGCGTGGCGATCCTCTTCGTCTCGCACTTCCTCGACCAGATCTACGAGATCTGCGACCGCATGACCGTCCTGCGCAACGGCACCCTCGTCGGCGAGCACATGGTCAGCGAACTCGACCAGGTCGGCCTCATCCAGCTGATGATCGGCAAGGACCTGGACCAGCTGGAGGAACTGCACGAGCAGCAGCTGCACGCCGACGTCGGCGAGACTCTGCTGCACGCCGAGGGACTCGGCCGCACGGGCGGGATCGCCCCCTTCGACCTGGACATCAAGAAGGGCGAGGTCGTGGGCCTCGCCGGACTGCTCGGCTCCGGCCGCACCGAACTCGCCCGGCTGCTCTTCGGCGCCGACCAGCCCGACAGCGGCAAGGTCACCGTGGGCGGCAAGCAGGTCCCGATGCACGCCCCGAACGACGCCATCGGCGCCGGGGTCGCCTTCTGCTCGGAGAACCGCAAGACCGAGGGCCTCGTCCCCGATCTGACGGTCCGGGAGAACATCATCCTGGCCCTCCAGGCGTCCCGCGGCTGGACCCGGCCCATCCCGGCCGCCCAGCGCGACGAACTGGTCGCCAAGTACATCAAGGCCCTCGACATCCGGCCCGCCAACCCCGAGGCCCGCGTCGGCCAGCTCAGCGGCGGCAACCAGCAGAAGGTGCTGCTCGCCCGCTGGCTGATCACCCAGCCGAAGCTGCTGATCCTCGACGAGCCCACCCGCGGCATCGACGTCGGCGCCAAGGCCGAGATCCAGAAGCTCGTGGTGTCCCTCTCCGAGGACGGCATGTCCGTGCTCTACATCGCGGCCGAGCTGGAAGAGGTCCTCCGCCTCAGCCACACCATCGGCGTGCTGCGTGACCGCAAGCTGGTGGCGAAGCTCACCAACGGGCCGGAGATCACCACCAGTCGGATCCTGGAGACCATCGCGAGCGGAGAACACCAGTGA